Proteins encoded together in one Nostoc sp. PCC 7524 window:
- a CDS encoding chlorophyll a/b-binding protein has product MTDTTKITAPVIEDRNAWRWGFTPQAEIWNGRLAMIGFLAAVLIELFSGQGFLHFWGIL; this is encoded by the coding sequence ATGACAGACACAACAAAAATTACTGCTCCTGTAATCGAAGATCGTAATGCTTGGCGTTGGGGCTTTACTCCCCAAGCAGAAATTTGGAATGGTCGCTTGGCAATGATCGGCTTTTTAGCAGCTGTATTAATTGAACTATTTTCTGGTCAGGGTTTCCTACATTTCTGGGGTATTCTGTAA
- the gyrA gene encoding DNA gyrase subunit A → MAKQLNLLSTGQVITTALHTEMQRSYLEYAMSVIVGRALPDVRDGLKPVHRRILYAMHELGLTPDRPYRKCARVVGDVLGKYHPHGDQAVYDALVRLVQDFSSRYPLLAGHGNFGSVDNDPPAAMRYTETRLAPISHEGMLTEIGEETVEFVGNFDNSQQEPTVLPAQLPFLLLNGCAGIAVGMATNIPPHNLGEIVDGLIALIDQPDLSDDKLLQLIPGPDFPTGGEIVSEAGIREAYITGKGGIVLRGVATIEEIPAARGSKRRTAIVVTELPYQVNKAGWIEKVADLVNQSRLHGISDIRDESDREGMRVVIELKRDTNPQEILQHLYHQTALQVNFGAILLAIVDGQPRQLSLRQLLLEFLHFREQTLNRRYSYELGKAESRLHTVQGLLTALSHVDEVITILRQAADGSTAKMSLCSRLDLSESQADAILAMPLRRLTSLEQQNLQREFEQLSEQIALLQKLLSDRKELLKALKKDLRSLKKKYGDSRRTKISTNISEELPKSKSVDRQKSLNVTEEEQEFAEPAEEVILESTQRGYLRRIQLSGKKAKLDNGLNDNDFIIHTELTDTHKELLVLTSGGKLYPVKIGDIPPTTGRSPRGTPLITMLTSTAQGTQETVVSRFILPADLETQQIILLTKQGRIKRLSLGELTNLTRRGITIVKLKDDDELLLTQFIKSGEHLILASSGGRLLRFPVNDEQLPVMGRTAMGLQALRLLKHQQMVGCVSAAQAEHLLLVTEQGYAKRLPVNQLKSANRGDLGTQALKFTSNTDNLAGMVGAIATTEVALVTNKERVVRIPIDAVPILARDGKGESILQLNRDEKVITVAEVRSS, encoded by the coding sequence ATGGCAAAACAGTTAAACCTTCTCTCTACGGGACAGGTAATCACAACAGCCCTGCACACCGAGATGCAACGGTCTTACCTAGAATATGCCATGAGTGTGATTGTGGGGCGGGCATTACCAGATGTGCGCGATGGTTTAAAGCCAGTGCATCGGCGGATTTTATACGCTATGCACGAATTAGGTTTGACACCCGATAGACCCTACCGAAAATGCGCTCGTGTGGTAGGGGATGTGTTAGGTAAATATCACCCTCATGGCGATCAAGCAGTTTATGATGCTTTAGTGAGACTGGTACAGGATTTTTCCAGTCGTTACCCCTTACTGGCAGGACACGGCAACTTTGGTAGCGTTGATAATGACCCACCGGCGGCGATGCGCTACACTGAAACCCGTCTAGCACCGATTAGCCATGAGGGGATGCTGACAGAAATTGGGGAAGAAACTGTAGAATTTGTTGGTAACTTTGATAATTCTCAGCAAGAGCCAACGGTTTTACCTGCTCAGTTGCCCTTCCTGTTACTCAATGGCTGTGCCGGAATTGCGGTTGGCATGGCGACTAATATTCCCCCCCATAATTTAGGGGAAATTGTCGATGGCTTGATTGCCCTCATCGATCAACCAGATTTATCAGATGACAAGTTATTGCAGTTAATTCCAGGACCTGACTTTCCCACTGGGGGGGAAATAGTGAGTGAAGCAGGGATTCGGGAAGCATATATCACAGGTAAGGGTGGCATTGTTTTGCGGGGAGTCGCCACAATCGAGGAAATTCCCGCAGCTAGAGGGAGCAAGCGACGCACAGCCATTGTTGTGACTGAGTTACCCTATCAAGTCAATAAGGCAGGTTGGATTGAAAAAGTTGCTGATTTGGTAAATCAAAGTCGCCTGCATGGGATTTCTGACATTCGAGATGAGAGCGATCGCGAAGGGATGCGAGTTGTGATTGAACTCAAACGCGATACCAATCCCCAGGAAATTCTCCAGCATTTGTATCACCAAACAGCTTTACAAGTTAACTTTGGAGCAATTCTGTTAGCTATAGTTGATGGCCAACCCCGCCAGTTAAGTTTACGGCAACTGTTACTAGAGTTTCTGCACTTCCGAGAACAAACACTTAATCGTCGCTACAGTTATGAGTTAGGGAAGGCAGAAAGTCGGTTGCATACAGTCCAAGGGTTACTCACAGCTTTATCTCATGTGGATGAAGTCATTACTATTTTGCGGCAGGCTGCTGATGGTAGCACGGCGAAAATGAGTTTGTGTAGCCGACTAGATTTAAGTGAAAGTCAAGCTGATGCTATTCTCGCGATGCCGTTGCGCCGCCTCACCAGTTTAGAACAGCAAAATTTACAGCGTGAATTTGAACAACTGAGTGAGCAAATCGCTTTATTGCAAAAACTGTTGAGCGATCGCAAAGAATTACTCAAAGCCTTGAAAAAAGACCTGCGATCGCTCAAAAAGAAATACGGCGATTCTCGACGTACTAAGATTAGCACTAACATTTCAGAGGAATTACCAAAAAGCAAAAGCGTAGACAGACAAAAAAGCCTCAATGTTACTGAAGAAGAACAGGAATTTGCCGAACCTGCGGAAGAAGTAATTTTAGAATCGACCCAACGGGGTTATCTCCGTCGGATTCAGCTATCTGGGAAAAAGGCCAAATTAGACAACGGTTTAAATGATAACGACTTCATTATTCACACTGAGTTAACCGATACCCACAAAGAGTTATTAGTGCTGACCAGTGGTGGTAAACTCTACCCTGTAAAAATCGGAGATATTCCCCCCACTACTGGACGTTCCCCACGGGGGACACCATTGATTACCATGCTGACAAGTACAGCTCAAGGTACTCAAGAAACAGTGGTTAGCCGTTTTATCTTGCCAGCAGATTTGGAGACTCAGCAAATTATTCTGTTGACAAAGCAGGGTAGAATTAAGCGTTTGTCTTTAGGGGAACTGACCAACTTAACACGGCGAGGAATAACAATTGTCAAACTCAAAGATGATGATGAATTGTTATTAACTCAGTTCATCAAGTCAGGAGAGCATTTGATTTTAGCTAGTTCTGGTGGGCGGTTGCTGCGCTTCCCCGTCAATGATGAACAACTACCAGTGATGGGTCGGACAGCAATGGGTTTGCAAGCATTACGGCTACTCAAACATCAACAAATGGTAGGTTGTGTGAGTGCGGCGCAAGCAGAGCATCTATTGCTAGTTACAGAACAAGGATACGCCAAACGCTTACCTGTAAATCAGTTAAAGTCAGCTAATCGCGGCGATTTAGGTACGCAAGCCCTGAAATTTACCAGCAATACAGATAATCTGGCTGGTATGGTCGGGGCGATCGCTACTACCGAAGTGGCATTGGTGACTAATAAAGAGCGGGTAGTGCGAATACCCATAGATGCCGTGCCTATTTTGGCTAGAGATGGTAAAGGTGAAAGCATCCTGCAACTCAACCGTGATGAAAAAGTCATCACTGTCGCTGAAGTACGCTCATCCTAA
- a CDS encoding response regulator — translation MKTVLIVEDDLINARVFSKILTKRGGLGVKHTENVDEVMQIAQSGEADLILMDVSLSRSVYQGKSVDGIKITQMLKSDPQTANLPVILVTAHAMEGDRENFLRLSGADDYISKPVVDHQQFVDQIMALLPTDNH, via the coding sequence ATGAAAACTGTTTTAATTGTCGAAGATGATCTGATTAATGCTCGTGTTTTTTCTAAGATTTTGACTAAACGGGGTGGTTTAGGTGTCAAACATACCGAAAATGTGGACGAAGTAATGCAAATAGCCCAATCGGGAGAAGCAGACCTGATTTTAATGGATGTTTCTCTGTCTAGAAGTGTTTATCAAGGCAAATCAGTTGATGGAATTAAGATTACTCAGATGTTAAAGTCTGATCCACAAACAGCAAATTTGCCTGTGATTTTAGTAACAGCACACGCGATGGAAGGCGATCGCGAGAACTTTCTCCGGCTTAGTGGTGCTGATGATTACATTTCTAAGCCTGTTGTAGACCATCAACAATTCGTTGACCAAATCATGGCACTTCTCCCCACAGACAACCACTGA
- a CDS encoding tetratricopeptide repeat protein, which translates to MPKYFRLISLLVICGLWSAPRTAHAQALIPHTLQLDTAKLEKQGLSLAQEAAQLGQFQQYELALPRARLASQLAPKNDKVWFLLGGLHLQTKNYDAAIAALTQANTLNPKNAEVLFALGSANFQQKKYQAAIDNYQAGLKLKPNDPEGLFDLGNGYYMVGRLSDAIAQYNKAVAQDQKFWPAINNIGLIQYEQGNVEAAMKQWQTAVTLDKQAAEPLLALAVALYTKGDRQQGLTLGETALRIDQRYANLDFLKENLWGDRLLSDAKKFLELPRIQAALEQR; encoded by the coding sequence GTGCCTAAATACTTTCGGTTAATTTCTCTTTTAGTGATCTGTGGTTTGTGGAGTGCGCCAAGAACTGCTCACGCCCAGGCATTGATACCTCATACTTTGCAACTAGATACAGCTAAGTTAGAAAAGCAGGGGTTAAGTTTAGCGCAAGAGGCAGCCCAACTAGGGCAGTTTCAGCAGTATGAGTTGGCTTTGCCACGGGCGCGGCTAGCTAGTCAGCTGGCTCCTAAGAACGATAAAGTTTGGTTTCTCTTGGGTGGCTTGCACTTGCAAACCAAAAATTATGATGCTGCGATCGCAGCTTTAACTCAAGCCAACACTCTCAATCCTAAAAATGCCGAAGTTCTGTTTGCTTTGGGTTCGGCTAATTTTCAACAGAAAAAATATCAAGCAGCTATTGACAATTACCAAGCAGGCTTGAAGTTAAAACCCAATGATCCAGAGGGGCTATTTGATTTGGGTAATGGTTACTATATGGTAGGCCGACTCTCCGATGCGATCGCTCAATACAATAAAGCCGTCGCTCAAGATCAGAAATTTTGGCCTGCAATTAACAACATTGGCTTAATCCAATACGAGCAGGGTAATGTGGAAGCGGCAATGAAGCAGTGGCAAACTGCTGTCACCCTTGATAAACAAGCCGCCGAACCATTACTGGCACTGGCGGTAGCACTATACACCAAAGGCGATCGCCAACAAGGCCTAACTTTGGGAGAAACTGCACTCCGCATTGATCAACGCTATGCTAATTTAGATTTCCTCAAAGAAAATCTTTGGGGCGATCGTCTACTGTCTGATGCGAAAAAATTCTTGGAATTACCGCGTATTCAAGCAGCTTTAGAACAGCGTTGA
- a CDS encoding class I SAM-dependent methyltransferase yields the protein MKSLMQAAPESFRNRYGSRLKAAYLWTQSILGRIKRQFFRPPFPQLDDEVVNLHLGCGPISHPKFINIDALPAPHVHYVRAINDLSPFKDNSINLIYASHCLEHFPHPKVPQVLDEWFRVLKHEGILRLSVPDFDVLLNIYHDNENNVNTILKFLMGGQDYPFNFHMTVFNQASLKNLLIRTGFKEVRVWQPGSSELTTLNDSSILKIIKNGKEYPLSLNIEAVK from the coding sequence ATGAAATCTTTGATGCAAGCTGCTCCTGAATCTTTTCGTAATCGCTATGGAAGTAGGTTGAAGGCAGCATACTTATGGACTCAGAGCATTCTGGGCAGAATTAAAAGACAGTTTTTTCGCCCCCCATTTCCTCAGCTAGATGATGAAGTGGTTAATCTACACTTAGGATGTGGCCCAATTAGTCATCCAAAGTTTATTAATATTGATGCGTTACCTGCTCCTCATGTACACTATGTACGTGCCATCAACGATCTATCTCCTTTTAAAGATAACAGCATTAACTTAATATATGCTTCTCATTGTTTAGAGCATTTTCCACACCCTAAAGTTCCACAAGTATTAGATGAATGGTTTCGAGTTCTCAAACATGAAGGCATTTTACGTCTTTCTGTTCCTGACTTCGATGTATTGCTAAACATCTATCATGATAATGAAAATAATGTGAATACTATTCTGAAATTTTTGATGGGGGGTCAAGACTACCCATTCAATTTTCACATGACTGTATTCAATCAAGCTAGTCTCAAAAATTTGTTGATACGCACAGGATTTAAAGAAGTAAGAGTATGGCAACCAGGTTCTTCTGAACTAACGACTTTAAATGATTCTTCTATATTAAAAATCATCAAGAATGGTAAAGAATATCCTTTAAGTCTTAATATTGAAGCCGTAAAGTAA
- a CDS encoding IS630 family transposase encodes MRYWCEDESRVGLKTEAGRLITAKGTKPIGIMQWKRENFYLYGLVEPLTGEYLIWEFSHLNTACFQIFLEKFSATYSQDIHIIQLDNGAFHFSQHLQIPENIILLFQPPHTPQVNPIERLWEEVKRHLAWESFATLDELRQFIWTRLEKLNTSTVASITGWDFILDALFESNF; translated from the coding sequence ATTAGATATTGGTGTGAGGATGAAAGCCGTGTAGGATTGAAAACTGAAGCTGGTAGATTAATTACAGCAAAAGGTACAAAGCCTATTGGCATTATGCAATGGAAACGAGAGAATTTTTATTTATATGGATTAGTTGAACCATTAACTGGCGAGTATTTAATTTGGGAATTCTCTCATTTAAATACAGCTTGTTTTCAGATTTTTTTAGAAAAATTCTCTGCTACTTATTCCCAAGATATACATATTATTCAGTTAGACAACGGTGCTTTTCATTTTAGCCAACATCTTCAGATACCAGAGAATATCATTTTATTGTTTCAACCCCCACATACACCGCAAGTTAATCCAATTGAGCGGTTATGGGAAGAAGTTAAAAGACATTTGGCTTGGGAAAGTTTTGCTACGTTAGATGAATTAAGACAATTTATCTGGACGCGTTTGGAGAAATTAAATACATCAACCGTTGCTTCTATAACAGGGTGGGATTTTATTCTTGATGCTTTATTTGAATCAAATTTTTAG
- a CDS encoding P-II family nitrogen regulator has translation MAKPAKKLVIVTEKILLKKIANIIEESGATGYTVLETGGKGSRNVRSSGQPSVSDTTANIKFEVLTPDRDMAENIADQVAVKFFLDFAGMIYICDAEVLYGHSFCGPDGC, from the coding sequence ATGGCCAAGCCAGCCAAAAAGCTCGTCATCGTCACGGAAAAGATTCTGCTGAAAAAGATCGCCAATATCATCGAAGAATCCGGGGCAACCGGTTATACGGTTCTGGAAACTGGCGGTAAAGGCAGTCGCAACGTGCGCTCGTCGGGACAACCCAGCGTTTCTGACACCACGGCGAATATAAAATTCGAGGTGCTCACCCCGGATCGGGATATGGCCGAGAATATTGCGGATCAGGTCGCAGTGAAGTTTTTCCTCGATTTTGCGGGCATGATCTATATTTGTGACGCGGAGGTACTGTACGGGCACAGTTTCTGTGGACCAGACGGCTGTTGA
- a CDS encoding sodium-dependent bicarbonate transport family permease, with translation MDFLSLFLMDFVKQLQSPTLSFLIGGMVIAALGSELIIPEAITQIIIFMLLMKIGLTGGQAIRNSNLTEMVLPVASAIAIGILIVFIARYTLAKLPKVKTVDAIATGGLFGAVSGSTMAAALTVLDGQTMQYEAWAGALYPFMDIPALVTAIVIANIYLKKKKKGSAADEYLSKQEYLGKQPVAAGDYLAQQDYPSTRQEYLSKQQSADNRVKIWPIVKESLQGPALSAMLLGIAIGILARPESVYKSFYDPAFRGLLSILMLVMGMEAWSRLGELRKVAQWYVVYSVVAPFVHGLIAFGLGLIAHYTTGFSLGGVVVLAVIASSSSDISGPPTLRAGIPSANPSAYIGASTAIGTPVAIGLCIPLFVGLAQAIGGR, from the coding sequence ATGGATTTTTTGTCCTTGTTCTTAATGGACTTCGTTAAGCAGTTGCAGTCCCCAACACTCAGCTTTCTGATTGGTGGTATGGTCATTGCCGCCCTTGGTAGCGAATTAATAATTCCAGAGGCGATTACTCAGATCATCATCTTCATGCTGCTCATGAAAATCGGTCTGACCGGTGGTCAGGCGATCCGCAATTCCAACCTAACGGAGATGGTGTTACCCGTAGCGTCTGCTATAGCAATAGGAATTCTCATTGTATTCATCGCGCGCTATACGTTGGCCAAGCTGCCGAAGGTCAAAACTGTGGATGCGATTGCGACCGGGGGGTTGTTTGGTGCTGTGAGTGGCTCTACCATGGCCGCCGCCCTGACGGTACTGGATGGACAAACAATGCAATACGAGGCATGGGCTGGCGCACTCTATCCCTTCATGGATATCCCAGCGCTCGTAACTGCGATTGTGATAGCCAACATTTATCTCAAAAAGAAAAAGAAGGGTAGTGCAGCAGACGAGTATCTCAGCAAGCAGGAGTATCTCGGCAAGCAGCCCGTTGCAGCAGGCGATTATCTCGCTCAGCAGGATTATCCCAGCACCCGGCAAGAGTATCTCAGCAAGCAGCAGTCTGCGGATAATCGGGTCAAAATATGGCCGATCGTGAAGGAAAGCCTCCAGGGACCTGCCCTATCGGCAATGTTGCTCGGCATTGCTATTGGCATATTAGCCCGGCCGGAAAGTGTCTATAAAAGCTTCTACGATCCCGCCTTTCGCGGCTTGCTTTCGATATTGATGCTGGTCATGGGTATGGAGGCTTGGTCAAGACTTGGCGAACTACGTAAGGTGGCTCAGTGGTACGTCGTGTATAGCGTAGTGGCACCGTTTGTGCATGGGCTTATCGCCTTCGGTCTCGGCCTGATTGCCCACTACACCACAGGATTCAGCCTGGGCGGTGTCGTGGTTCTGGCCGTCATCGCCTCCTCTAGTTCAGACATCTCAGGTCCGCCCACGTTGCGAGCCGGTATCCCGTCGGCCAATCCCTCCGCCTACATCGGGGCCTCCACAGCCATCGGTACGCCCGTTGCGATCGGCTTGTGTATACCGCTCTTCGTCGGACTCGCCCAGGCGATAGGCGGTAGGTAA
- a CDS encoding efflux RND transporter periplasmic adaptor subunit translates to MIAYIEVPIIGKVKHPTRWLVGLLAAGALVVGTTTTYSLVSQRNNQQDVTQLTVPVEAKNVTLRITASGKVVPVQSVNISPKNPGVLAQLYVEQGDRVQQGQIIARMDVGDIEAQIRQYRANLAQAEAQLAQAQAGNRPQEIAQARARLAQAEAQLAESRAGNRPQEIAQAQAQVDAARARANYTSEQVKRYQYLYQQGAERKQLLDQAISEDKSAKANLAEAQKRLSLLESGTRSEVITAREAAVIEARAALVLLEEGSRVEEIAQRRASVKAAQAQVAAAEVRLQDTVIRAPFSGIVTQKYANIGAFVTPTTSASTSASATSSSIVAVAKGLEVLAQIPEADIGRIQQGQQVEIVADAYPDEVFKGNVRLIAPEAVIEQGVTSFQVRVALDTGIEKLRSGLNVDLTFLGDRVNDALLVPTVSILTENGKTGVLVPDARNKPRFQEVTVGAQIQDQTQILSGITAGDRVFVDLPKDYKLEKQKQEGN, encoded by the coding sequence ATGATTGCCTACATAGAAGTTCCCATTATTGGCAAAGTCAAGCACCCAACTAGATGGCTAGTGGGATTGTTAGCAGCTGGAGCTTTGGTTGTTGGTACAACGACAACCTATAGCCTTGTTAGTCAAAGAAATAATCAACAAGATGTCACGCAACTAACCGTTCCTGTAGAAGCAAAAAATGTGACTCTGCGGATTACTGCCAGTGGTAAAGTTGTGCCAGTTCAGAGTGTTAATATTAGTCCAAAAAACCCTGGTGTACTGGCACAGTTATATGTAGAACAGGGCGATCGCGTCCAGCAAGGACAAATTATTGCCCGGATGGATGTGGGTGATATTGAAGCCCAAATCCGCCAATACCGCGCTAATTTAGCCCAAGCCGAAGCCCAGTTAGCCCAAGCTCAAGCAGGGAATCGTCCCCAAGAAATTGCTCAAGCTAGAGCGCGACTAGCCCAAGCCGAAGCCCAATTAGCCGAATCGCGTGCAGGGAATCGTCCCCAAGAAATTGCTCAAGCCCAAGCCCAAGTCGATGCAGCTCGCGCCAGGGCAAATTATACATCTGAGCAAGTTAAGCGTTATCAATACCTCTACCAACAGGGAGCAGAGAGAAAACAATTACTCGATCAAGCCATTAGTGAAGATAAAAGTGCTAAAGCTAATTTGGCGGAAGCCCAAAAAAGGTTGTCACTACTGGAAAGTGGCACTCGTAGCGAGGTGATTACAGCCAGAGAAGCAGCCGTCATTGAAGCACGCGCCGCACTGGTATTGTTGGAAGAAGGTAGCCGCGTTGAGGAAATTGCCCAACGTCGAGCATCTGTGAAAGCGGCTCAAGCACAGGTAGCAGCCGCAGAAGTCAGACTCCAAGATACTGTAATTCGCGCGCCCTTTTCTGGCATTGTTACGCAAAAATACGCCAATATCGGCGCTTTTGTGACTCCTACTACTTCTGCCTCCACCAGTGCATCGGCAACTTCTAGTTCTATTGTGGCTGTAGCCAAGGGTTTGGAAGTATTAGCGCAAATCCCAGAGGCTGATATTGGTAGAATTCAACAGGGACAGCAGGTGGAAATTGTAGCTGATGCCTATCCTGATGAAGTCTTTAAAGGTAATGTGCGTTTGATCGCACCGGAAGCAGTGATTGAACAAGGTGTAACATCCTTTCAAGTGCGGGTGGCACTGGATACAGGTATAGAAAAGTTACGTTCTGGGTTAAATGTGGATTTGACATTTTTGGGCGATCGCGTCAATGATGCTTTGCTGGTGCCAACGGTGTCAATTTTGACTGAGAATGGTAAAACTGGCGTACTTGTACCAGATGCTAGGAATAAACCCCGATTTCAGGAAGTGACTGTAGGCGCACAAATCCAAGACCAAACGCAAATTTTATCAGGAATCACAGCAGGCGATCGCGTATTTGTTGATCTGCCCAAAGACTACAAACTAGAGAAGCAGAAACAAGAGGGTAATTAA
- a CDS encoding ABC transporter permease, producing MNLLESVQMAGKTLLSNKLRSALTMLGIVIGNASVIAMIGIGEGGQKFVQQQLESLGPNVLFIIPGNQATQRISREVPKTLVYEDAKAIATQVPTIANVTAELNGRQVVTYSNKNTDVNIIGTTPSFLIVRDFEVAQGRFFSDVDMKRSNQVAVLGGKLANRLFGNSNPVGQQLRIKNASFQVIGVLETKGSSLGVDYDDAALIPVFTMANRIVGRTSPYGLELSYIVASAKNADSVDAAVFQITNLLRQRHKLIGEDDFTIRTQKDALQTVGQISSALTIMLAAIAGISLFVGGIGIMNIMLVSVTERTQEIGLRKAIGATEQDILLQFIIESVIVSAIGGLVGTAVGVSGIMLVAALTPLEAAVSPVAIMTAVGVSGGIGLFFGVVPARRAAKLDPIVALRSV from the coding sequence ATGAACCTGCTAGAAAGTGTGCAAATGGCAGGTAAAACCCTGCTGTCTAATAAACTCCGTAGCGCCCTCACCATGCTGGGTATTGTTATCGGTAATGCTTCGGTGATTGCCATGATTGGCATTGGTGAAGGTGGACAAAAATTTGTGCAGCAACAGTTAGAGTCTTTGGGACCAAACGTACTATTTATTATTCCTGGTAATCAAGCAACTCAACGAATTTCCAGAGAAGTACCGAAGACTTTAGTATATGAAGATGCCAAAGCGATCGCTACTCAAGTCCCAACCATCGCCAATGTAACTGCGGAGTTAAATGGTAGGCAGGTTGTTACCTACAGTAATAAAAATACTGATGTCAATATTATTGGCACAACTCCCAGTTTCTTAATTGTGCGGGATTTTGAAGTCGCCCAAGGGCGATTTTTTAGCGACGTAGACATGAAGCGCAGCAATCAAGTTGCAGTGTTGGGGGGAAAATTAGCCAACAGACTATTTGGTAATAGTAACCCTGTAGGTCAACAATTAAGAATCAAGAATGCTAGCTTTCAGGTGATTGGAGTATTAGAAACCAAAGGCTCAAGCTTGGGTGTTGACTATGATGATGCAGCCTTGATACCTGTGTTCACTATGGCTAATCGGATTGTGGGGCGGACTTCTCCCTATGGACTGGAGTTAAGTTATATTGTGGCTTCCGCGAAAAATGCCGATAGCGTAGATGCAGCCGTCTTTCAAATCACCAATTTGCTGCGACAACGCCACAAACTGATCGGTGAAGATGACTTTACCATTCGGACTCAAAAGGATGCTTTGCAAACAGTAGGACAGATTTCTAGTGCATTGACAATTATGTTAGCGGCGATCGCTGGTATATCTCTGTTTGTCGGTGGTATCGGTATCATGAATATTATGCTAGTTTCCGTCACTGAACGCACTCAAGAAATTGGACTGCGTAAAGCAATTGGCGCGACAGAACAAGATATTTTGCTGCAATTCATCATTGAATCTGTGATTGTTTCAGCCATTGGCGGCTTAGTTGGGACTGCGGTTGGTGTCAGTGGGATTATGTTAGTAGCAGCTTTAACACCCTTAGAAGCAGCAGTTTCACCCGTAGCGATTATGACTGCTGTGGGTGTCTCTGGTGGAATTGGTTTATTTTTTGGTGTTGTTCCCGCCCGTCGTGCTGCAAAACTTGATCCGATTGTGGCTTTAAGAAGCGTTTAG
- a CDS encoding aromatic ring-hydroxylating dioxygenase subunit alpha: MSSLSQIVPSRDVRQLGINPNHWYVVARSSEVTNRPLGIIIWHQAIALYRDSQGQIHALEDRCPHRQVKLSHGQVINDELECAYHGWRFNHQGECATVPYLATNQKLPNCTIRLYPVKEQDGFIWLFPGDGEPSVEPLGLPEWEHLNYIATVAVINCQAHYSYLIENLMDMYHGHLHQDLQAWAEATLEDIDEDNHRVDAHYQAQSYYKIDKIWSISQLFFPALRRLHPEPLDVSYIYPHWMSTLGKDFKIYCLLCPVSETQTKAYLIHFTSLNAFWRLHKLPVWFRQFVKDSLFGAAQKFLDGLVVQDVQMIEEEQQAYLQNPQRRNYELNRALVSVQRLMKNQVEK, translated from the coding sequence ATGTCCTCTCTGTCTCAAATTGTGCCAAGTCGTGATGTTCGGCAATTGGGGATTAACCCTAATCATTGGTATGTGGTCGCGCGCAGTAGTGAAGTCACAAATAGGCCATTAGGAATTATAATTTGGCATCAGGCGATCGCACTCTATCGAGACAGTCAAGGACAAATTCACGCTTTAGAAGACCGTTGTCCCCATCGTCAAGTTAAACTCAGTCACGGACAAGTCATCAACGATGAATTAGAATGTGCTTATCACGGTTGGCGTTTCAATCATCAAGGTGAATGTGCAACTGTTCCTTATCTAGCCACCAATCAGAAACTACCTAATTGCACAATCCGACTTTATCCAGTTAAAGAACAAGACGGTTTTATTTGGTTATTTCCTGGCGATGGTGAACCATCTGTAGAACCTTTAGGCTTACCAGAATGGGAGCATTTAAACTATATTGCTACAGTTGCAGTAATTAATTGTCAGGCTCATTATTCTTATTTAATTGAAAACCTGATGGATATGTATCACGGACATTTACATCAGGATTTGCAGGCTTGGGCAGAAGCAACACTAGAAGATATTGATGAAGATAATCACCGTGTAGACGCACATTACCAAGCGCAAAGTTATTACAAAATAGATAAAATTTGGTCTATTTCACAGTTATTTTTCCCTGCATTACGCCGCTTACATCCCGAACCTTTGGATGTGAGTTATATCTATCCTCATTGGATGTCTACATTAGGCAAAGATTTTAAAATTTATTGTCTATTATGTCCGGTGAGTGAAACGCAAACGAAAGCTTATTTAATTCACTTCACCTCATTAAATGCTTTTTGGCGATTACATAAATTGCCTGTATGGTTTCGGCAGTTTGTCAAAGATAGTTTGTTTGGCGCAGCGCAAAAGTTTCTTGATGGTTTAGTGGTGCAAGATGTACAGATGATTGAGGAGGAACAGCAGGCGTATTTACAAAATCCCCAAAGACGGAATTATGAGTTAAATCGGGCATTAGTCAGTGTGCAAAGGCTGATGAAAAATCAAGTCGAGAAATAA